Proteins encoded within one genomic window of Brachybacterium muris:
- the tal gene encoding transaldolase, whose translation MNDQRNPRTRALSEAGVSIWLDDLSRQAMTSGDLAELIATRDVVGVTTNPSIFQAAIAGVSVYDEDIARLAGEGKDVEAVVEVLTTDDVRSACDLFKEQYEASGGYDGRVSIEVDPRLAHETEATIEQAERLHGIVGRENVMIKIPATEAGLPAITATIAKGISVNVTLIFSVARYQDVIEAYLAGLEQATENGHDLSTIHSVASFFVSRVDTEIDERLAALGGEAEVMRGSAGVANAQAAFGEYLEAFGSERFEELKAKGANVQRPLWASTGVKNPEYPDTLYVDSLVADPSVNTMPGKTLDAVADHSEPGEPLSAETAQKGEKVLDAIAEAGVDLADVFAVLEREGVEKFEKAWEELLSTVKATIEDTRG comes from the coding sequence ATGAACGATCAGCGAAACCCCCGCACCCGCGCCCTGTCCGAGGCCGGCGTGTCGATCTGGCTCGACGACCTCTCCCGGCAGGCGATGACCTCCGGCGACCTCGCCGAGCTGATCGCCACCCGTGACGTGGTGGGCGTGACCACCAACCCCTCGATCTTCCAGGCGGCCATCGCCGGTGTCTCCGTGTACGACGAGGACATCGCGCGCCTGGCCGGTGAGGGCAAGGACGTGGAGGCCGTGGTCGAGGTGCTCACCACAGACGACGTGCGCTCCGCCTGCGACCTGTTCAAGGAGCAGTACGAGGCCTCCGGCGGCTACGACGGTCGCGTGTCCATCGAGGTGGACCCGCGCCTGGCGCACGAGACCGAGGCGACCATCGAGCAGGCCGAGCGCCTGCACGGGATCGTCGGCCGCGAGAACGTGATGATCAAGATCCCCGCCACCGAGGCAGGGCTGCCGGCCATCACCGCCACCATCGCCAAGGGGATCAGCGTCAACGTGACCCTGATCTTCTCGGTGGCCCGGTACCAGGACGTCATCGAGGCGTACCTGGCCGGTCTCGAGCAGGCCACCGAGAACGGCCACGACCTGTCCACCATCCACTCGGTCGCCTCGTTCTTCGTCTCCCGCGTGGACACGGAGATCGACGAACGGCTCGCGGCGCTGGGCGGTGAGGCCGAGGTGATGCGCGGCTCCGCCGGCGTCGCCAACGCCCAGGCCGCCTTCGGGGAGTACCTGGAGGCCTTCGGCTCGGAGCGCTTCGAGGAGCTGAAGGCCAAGGGCGCCAACGTGCAGCGGCCGCTGTGGGCCTCCACCGGGGTGAAGAACCCCGAGTACCCCGACACGCTGTACGTGGACTCCCTGGTGGCCGACCCCAGCGTGAACACCATGCCGGGCAAGACCCTCGACGCCGTCGCCGACCACTCCGAGCCCGGGGAGCCGCTCAGCGCCGAGACCGCCCAGAAGGGCGAGAAGGTGCTCGATGCGATCGCCGAGGCCGGGGTGGACCTGGCCGACGTGTTCGCCGTGCTGGAGCGCGAGGGAGTGGAGAAGTTCGAGAAGGCCTGGGAGGAGCTGCTCTCCACCGTCAAGGCCACCATCGAGGACACGCGGGGCTGA
- a CDS encoding TM2 domain-containing protein yields MSRPSDNGSWNQPSDDPYGPSSSSDPYSSPSASDPYGQPAQGQSSASEPWGPPQQAAGGGYQQPYGAPGAAPGGAPVPAGAAPGGAPVPAGAPAGQSRLVVGLLGIFLGGWGVHRFLMGYTTIGIIQIAVTLVTCGIGSIWGLIEGIMVLAKAGSFTHDAHGRPLTD; encoded by the coding sequence ATGAGCCGCCCTTCCGACAACGGTTCGTGGAACCAGCCCTCCGATGATCCCTACGGTCCGTCCTCGTCGTCGGACCCGTACTCCTCGCCGTCCGCCTCCGATCCCTACGGCCAGCCCGCGCAGGGGCAGTCCTCCGCTTCGGAGCCGTGGGGCCCGCCTCAGCAGGCCGCAGGCGGCGGCTACCAGCAGCCATACGGTGCTCCCGGCGCTGCTCCCGGCGGGGCACCTGTGCCTGCCGGCGCTGCTCCCGGCGGGGCACCTGTGCCTGCCGGCGCCCCGGCCGGGCAGAGCCGCCTGGTGGTGGGCCTGCTGGGGATCTTCCTGGGCGGCTGGGGTGTGCACCGCTTCCTCATGGGCTACACCACTATCGGCATCATCCAGATCGCGGTCACCCTGGTCACCTGCGGCATCGGCTCGATCTGGGGACTGATCGAAGGCATCATGGTGCTCGCCAAGGCAGGGTCCTTCACCCACGACGCCCACGGTCGCCCGCTGACCGACTGA
- a CDS encoding heme o synthase, whose translation MTATQGTSSIPSRDQRAGDGNRSSGRKGRTDGPGRRERSVGSVIKAYVALTKPRIIELLLITTIPTMFLAAGGFPSPWLILATVVGGYLAAGGANALNMYLDRDIDAQMKRTRNRPLVTGQISPRDGLIFGIVLSIVSTVWLGVLVNWVSAALALAAILLYVVFYTMILKRRTSQNIVWGGVAGCMPVLIGWSAVTGTVSWTAVLLFAVIFFWTPPHYWPLAEKFSKDYADAGVPMLPVVASRSKVSAQMVMHTVLMIVASLAIIPLGDTGWVYGVSAVLLGGWFGYLVVRYAHRVRKGASGKKLAPMKVFHASITYLSLLFIALAIDPFVTL comes from the coding sequence GTGACCGCCACCCAGGGCACGTCGTCGATCCCGAGCAGGGACCAGCGAGCCGGTGACGGCAACCGCAGCAGCGGCCGCAAGGGTCGCACGGACGGTCCCGGGCGTCGTGAACGCTCCGTGGGCTCCGTGATCAAGGCCTACGTGGCGCTGACCAAGCCGCGCATCATCGAGCTGCTGCTGATCACCACCATCCCCACCATGTTCCTGGCGGCCGGCGGGTTCCCCTCCCCGTGGTTGATCCTGGCCACCGTGGTGGGCGGCTACCTCGCCGCCGGTGGCGCCAATGCGCTGAACATGTATCTGGACCGCGACATAGACGCCCAGATGAAGCGCACCCGCAACCGGCCCCTGGTGACCGGGCAGATTTCCCCGCGAGACGGGCTGATCTTCGGGATCGTGCTGTCGATCGTCTCCACGGTGTGGCTGGGCGTGCTGGTGAACTGGGTGTCCGCGGCGCTGGCCCTGGCCGCGATCCTCCTGTACGTCGTCTTCTACACGATGATCCTCAAGCGCCGCACCAGCCAGAACATCGTGTGGGGCGGAGTGGCCGGCTGCATGCCCGTACTGATCGGCTGGTCGGCCGTGACTGGCACCGTGTCCTGGACCGCGGTGCTGCTGTTCGCCGTGATCTTCTTCTGGACCCCGCCGCACTACTGGCCGCTGGCCGAGAAGTTCTCCAAGGACTACGCCGACGCCGGCGTGCCGATGCTCCCCGTGGTCGCCTCCCGTTCCAAGGTGTCCGCACAGATGGTCATGCACACCGTGCTAATGATCGTGGCGAGCCTGGCGATCATCCCGCTGGGCGACACCGGCTGGGTGTACGGGGTCTCCGCCGTACTGCTGGGCGGGTGGTTCGGCTACCTCGTGGTGCGGTACGCGCACCGCGTTCGTAAGGGCGCCAGCGGCAAGAAGCTGGCCCCCATGAAGGTGTTCCACGCCTCCATCACGTACCTGTCGCTGCTGTTCATCGCACTGGCAATCGATCCCTTCGTCACCCTGTGA
- a CDS encoding prephenate dehydrogenase — MSLVPSPVRVIGTGLIGGSLGMALMGTGVRVQVEDASPGTTALAVEMGVGSRPGPDDPDPALVLVAAPPDITAQIVARALTTWPRAIVADVASVKKTVLDAVRESVDEELLTRYIGTHPMAGREVSGVIAARGDLFRGRPFVIVPHEGTLPEATTMLKGLATEIGSVPVVMEAAAHDVAVAHVSHVPQLLASLLATTLLTPTETAMGLAGQGLRDTTRIADSDPRLWVEILGANAEAIARVLGQVRTRLDGVMDALDSLAGDPDPAVGSRRALADLVADGNRGVRRIPGKHGGAGDDFGTLTVLVPDRPGELARLLTEIGDIGVNLEDLRLEHTLGQKVGLAHIAVMATREDLLTRELAERGWTVAEG; from the coding sequence GTGAGCTTGGTCCCCTCGCCGGTGCGGGTGATCGGCACCGGCCTGATCGGCGGTTCCCTCGGCATGGCCCTGATGGGGACCGGCGTGCGCGTGCAGGTGGAGGACGCCTCCCCGGGGACCACCGCCCTCGCCGTCGAGATGGGGGTCGGTTCCCGGCCCGGACCCGACGACCCGGACCCCGCCCTGGTGCTGGTGGCCGCCCCGCCGGATATCACCGCGCAGATCGTGGCCCGCGCCCTGACCACCTGGCCCCGGGCCATCGTGGCGGACGTGGCGAGCGTGAAGAAGACGGTGCTGGACGCCGTACGGGAGTCGGTCGACGAGGAACTGCTGACCCGCTACATCGGCACCCACCCGATGGCCGGACGCGAGGTCTCCGGAGTGATCGCCGCCCGCGGCGACCTGTTCCGCGGCCGCCCCTTCGTGATCGTCCCGCACGAGGGCACGCTCCCGGAGGCCACCACCATGCTGAAGGGACTGGCCACCGAGATCGGATCCGTGCCGGTGGTGATGGAGGCCGCCGCGCACGATGTCGCCGTGGCCCACGTGTCCCACGTCCCCCAGCTCCTGGCCAGCCTGCTGGCGACCACGCTGCTCACGCCCACGGAGACCGCGATGGGCCTGGCAGGACAGGGACTGCGCGACACCACTCGCATCGCCGACTCCGACCCCCGCCTGTGGGTGGAGATCCTGGGCGCGAACGCCGAAGCCATCGCCCGGGTGCTGGGGCAGGTGCGCACCCGCCTGGACGGCGTGATGGACGCGCTGGACTCCCTGGCCGGTGACCCCGATCCGGCCGTCGGCTCCCGCAGGGCCCTGGCGGACCTGGTGGCCGACGGCAACCGGGGTGTGCGCCGCATCCCCGGCAAGCACGGCGGCGCCGGCGACGACTTCGGCACCCTGACGGTGCTGGTGCCCGACCGACCCGGCGAACTGGCGCGCCTGCTCACCGAGATCGGCGACATCGGCGTGAACCTCGAGGACCTGCGGCTGGAGCACACCCTCGGCCAGAAGGTGGGCCTGGCCCACATCGCCGTGATGGCCACCCGTGAGGACCTGCTCACCCGGGAGCTCGCCGAGCGCGGCTGGACGGTGGCCGAGGGCTGA
- the der gene encoding bifunctional cytidylate kinase/GTPase Der gives MQTSTSSGVTIAIDGPAGSGKSTVSRRVAEALEGGILDTGAMYRAVAWSCLETGVDLEDREAVAAVAEELDLDLGTDPEGATVVVAGTDITGEIRTERISTQVSAVATNTLVRAILQRRQREVLFATAAERGSCVAEGRDITTVVAPDADVRVLLTASEDERMRRRAAELDLEQTEETRRRMADQVLRRDRDDATVSEFFTAADGVTTIDTTGLGIDDVVVRILALVDRVEAEQSERAAAASVSAADHRPASEQGVDAQRGDRAGAVRGEGPSDEDVATALRAGLADFDLDDEDLALLEGEDDELPTGSPSPNLPVVAVVGRPNVGKSTLVNRILGRREAVVEDVPGVTRDRVFYEAEWAGRDFWLVDTGGWEEKVEGIAYSVAQQAEVAVELADVVMFVVDANVGITTTDEQMLKVLRRTDHPVVLVANKVDDARGELEAAALWNLGMGEPYPVSALHGRGSGDLLDAVLRVLPKEGRGQPVDHGPRRVALVGRPNVGKSSLLNRLAGETRVVVDDLAGTTRDPVDEKIVLGGREWTFVDTAGIRRRVLQSQGADYYASLRTRAALDRAEVAVVLLEANEPISTQDLKIIDMVLESGRALVLAFNKWDLLDEERRKQLEREIEKDLHHVAWAPRVNLSARTGRHADRLVPALETALESWDTRIPTGRLNAFLGTLVAAHPHPLRGGKQSRILFATQARSRPPRFVIFASGFLEHGYRRFIERRLREDFEFTGSPIVIGVRIREKRKR, from the coding sequence ATGCAGACGAGCACTTCTTCCGGCGTGACCATCGCCATCGACGGCCCGGCCGGATCCGGCAAGTCCACGGTGTCGCGGCGCGTGGCCGAGGCCCTCGAGGGCGGCATCCTGGACACCGGCGCGATGTACCGGGCCGTCGCCTGGAGCTGCCTGGAGACCGGCGTGGACCTCGAGGACCGGGAAGCGGTGGCCGCTGTCGCCGAGGAGCTGGACCTCGACCTGGGCACCGACCCCGAGGGCGCCACCGTGGTGGTGGCGGGCACCGACATCACCGGCGAGATCCGCACCGAGCGAATCTCCACGCAGGTCAGCGCGGTCGCCACCAACACCCTGGTACGGGCGATCCTGCAGCGCCGCCAGCGCGAGGTGCTGTTCGCGACCGCCGCCGAGCGCGGCAGCTGCGTAGCCGAGGGCCGGGACATCACCACCGTGGTGGCCCCCGACGCCGATGTGCGGGTGCTGCTCACCGCCAGTGAGGACGAGCGGATGCGCCGCCGCGCCGCGGAGCTTGACCTCGAGCAGACCGAGGAGACCCGCCGGCGCATGGCCGACCAAGTGCTGCGCCGCGACCGCGACGACGCCACCGTCTCGGAGTTCTTCACCGCTGCCGACGGCGTCACCACCATCGACACCACCGGCCTGGGCATCGACGACGTGGTGGTGCGGATCCTGGCCCTGGTGGACCGGGTCGAGGCCGAGCAGTCCGAGCGTGCCGCTGCGGCCTCCGTCTCCGCGGCCGACCACCGTCCGGCCTCCGAGCAGGGTGTGGACGCCCAGCGCGGTGACCGCGCCGGGGCTGTCCGGGGTGAGGGGCCCTCCGACGAGGACGTGGCCACGGCCCTGCGTGCGGGCCTCGCAGACTTCGACCTGGACGACGAGGACCTGGCGCTGCTGGAGGGGGAAGACGACGAGCTGCCCACCGGCTCGCCCAGCCCCAACCTGCCGGTGGTGGCCGTGGTCGGCCGCCCGAACGTCGGCAAGTCCACGCTGGTCAACCGCATCCTGGGCCGCCGCGAGGCCGTGGTGGAGGACGTGCCCGGCGTGACCCGCGACCGCGTGTTCTACGAGGCCGAGTGGGCCGGGCGCGACTTCTGGCTGGTGGACACCGGCGGCTGGGAGGAGAAGGTGGAGGGCATCGCCTACTCCGTCGCCCAGCAGGCCGAGGTCGCCGTGGAACTGGCGGACGTGGTCATGTTCGTGGTCGACGCCAACGTGGGCATCACCACCACCGACGAGCAGATGCTGAAGGTGCTGCGCCGCACCGACCACCCCGTGGTGCTGGTGGCCAACAAGGTGGACGATGCGCGCGGTGAGCTCGAGGCGGCCGCCCTGTGGAACCTGGGCATGGGGGAGCCGTACCCCGTCTCGGCACTGCACGGCCGCGGCTCCGGCGACCTGCTGGACGCGGTGCTGAGGGTGCTTCCGAAGGAGGGACGCGGCCAGCCCGTGGACCACGGCCCGCGCCGTGTGGCCCTGGTGGGCCGCCCCAACGTGGGCAAGTCCTCCCTGCTGAACCGCCTGGCAGGGGAGACCCGCGTGGTGGTCGACGACCTGGCCGGCACCACCCGCGACCCGGTTGACGAGAAGATCGTGCTGGGCGGGCGCGAGTGGACCTTCGTGGACACCGCCGGGATCCGCCGCCGCGTCCTGCAGTCCCAGGGCGCTGACTACTACGCCTCCCTGCGCACCCGGGCCGCCCTGGACCGCGCCGAGGTGGCGGTGGTGCTGCTGGAGGCCAACGAGCCGATCTCCACCCAGGACCTCAAGATCATCGACATGGTGCTGGAGTCCGGGCGTGCCCTGGTCCTCGCCTTCAACAAGTGGGACCTGTTGGACGAGGAGCGCCGCAAGCAGCTGGAGCGGGAGATCGAGAAGGACCTCCACCACGTGGCCTGGGCGCCGCGGGTGAACCTCTCGGCCCGCACCGGTCGCCACGCGGACCGCCTGGTCCCGGCGCTGGAGACGGCACTGGAGTCGTGGGACACGCGTATCCCCACCGGTCGCCTCAACGCGTTCCTGGGCACCCTGGTGGCGGCCCACCCGCACCCTCTGCGCGGCGGCAAGCAGTCCAGGATCCTGTTCGCTACGCAGGCCCGTTCCAGGCCGCCACGGTTTGTCATCTTCGCCTCCGGGTTCCTGGAGCACGGCTACCGTCGCTTCATCGAGCGCCGCCTGCGGGAGGACTTCGAGTTCACCGGTTCACCGATCGTGATCGGCGTGCGGATCCGTGAAAAGCGCAAGCGCTGA
- a CDS encoding site-specific tyrosine recombinase XerD, whose translation MRDGDRRILEQYLSHLRIERGLAANTVAAYRRDLTRYLAYLETQGIDPLAVQPAQLSNWLQAVRSGADCGAALSASSAARSLAAVRGLHGFLDSERASTSGDPTRLLPAPARPGRLPHPLPIDDVLRLLDAAGRPSTGQLATERALRDRALLELLYGIGARISEATGLDLDDVDREQRSVLLRGKGDKHRTVPVGRYALDALDAYLTRGRPALAARGRGTPAVFLGSRGTRLTRQAAWQVVQRAGRDAEISEQISPHTLRHSYATHLLHGGADVRAVQELLGHASVTTTQLYTQVTVDSLREIHATAHPRARRRPARSGSTDGTAEENPRGPAGNPTGEQGP comes from the coding sequence ATGAGGGACGGTGACCGCCGCATCCTCGAGCAGTATCTGAGCCACCTGCGCATCGAGCGCGGCCTGGCCGCCAACACCGTCGCCGCCTACCGGCGCGACCTCACCCGTTACCTCGCGTACCTCGAGACCCAGGGCATCGACCCCCTCGCCGTGCAGCCCGCGCAGCTCTCGAACTGGCTGCAGGCCGTGCGGTCCGGTGCGGACTGCGGCGCCGCCCTTTCCGCCTCCAGCGCTGCCCGTTCCCTGGCCGCCGTGCGCGGTCTGCACGGGTTCCTGGACTCGGAAAGGGCCTCAACCAGCGGTGACCCCACCCGCCTGCTGCCGGCCCCGGCCCGGCCCGGTCGGCTCCCGCACCCTCTTCCCATCGATGACGTGCTGCGACTGCTGGATGCCGCAGGCAGACCCAGCACCGGGCAACTGGCCACCGAGCGGGCACTGCGCGACCGGGCCCTGCTGGAGCTGCTGTACGGGATCGGTGCCCGCATCTCGGAGGCCACCGGGCTGGACCTGGACGACGTGGACCGCGAGCAGCGATCCGTGCTGCTGCGCGGCAAGGGCGACAAGCACCGCACCGTCCCGGTGGGCCGCTACGCCCTGGACGCCCTGGACGCCTACCTCACCCGGGGCCGGCCCGCACTGGCAGCTCGTGGCCGCGGCACCCCTGCCGTGTTCCTGGGATCCCGCGGCACACGACTGACCCGCCAGGCCGCCTGGCAGGTGGTCCAGCGCGCCGGCCGTGACGCGGAGATCAGCGAGCAGATCAGCCCCCACACCCTGCGCCACTCCTACGCCACCCACCTGCTGCACGGCGGGGCCGACGTGCGTGCCGTGCAGGAGCTGCTGGGGCATGCCTCGGTTACCACCACCCAGCTGTACACGCAGGTGACGGTGGATTCCCTGCGGGAGATCCACGCCACGGCCCACCCGCGTGCACGTCGCCGTCCCGCCCGGTCGGGGAGCACCGATGGGACCGCTGAGGAGAACCCCCGGGGGCCCGCCGGGAACCCCACGGGCGAGCAGGGCCCGTGA
- the tkt gene encoding transketolase, which translates to MTDTFKAPEGWTELDRRAVDTARVLAADAVEKVGNGHPGTAMSLAPAAYLLYQDVMRHDPADSRWLGRDKFVLSAGHSSLTQYIQLFFGGFGLEIEDIEALRTYGSKTPGHPEYHHTDGIETTTGPLGQGIATAVGMAMAQRRERGLLDPDAAPGQSPFDHFVYVIASDGDMQEGISNEASSIAGTQQLGNLIVLWDDNDITIEGHTDIAFTEDTAARYEALGWHVQTVDWTNGGTEYVEDVAALKKAIEEAQKVTDKPSFIDLRTIIGWPTPELQGTHKVHGNKLGTEAVKAVKEVLGFDPAKDFEVADEVLAHTRELRERGAEARRQWDEKVSAWREANPERATLLDRLSAQELPEGWAEELPTFEADAKGVATRAASGTVLNALAAVLPELWGGSADLAGSNNTTMEGEPSFIPAEHSTDEFTGTPYGRTLHFGIREHAMGAILSGITIGGLTRAYGGTFLQFSDYMRPAVRLASLMGVPSIYVWTHDSIGLGEDGPTHQPIEHLAALRAIPGLSVVRPADANETAAAWKATLEHRDGPVGLILTRQAVPTFDRSEYAGAEGLARGAYVMKEAEGGEPQLILLATGSEVQIAAEAQKQLESEGVPTRLVSVPSFEWFDAQDEAYRESVLPKSVRARVSVEAGIAMPWFRYLGDAGRAVSVETYGASADYKVLFEKYGVTPEAVVKAAHESIAAAKA; encoded by the coding sequence GTGACCGATACGTTCAAGGCACCCGAGGGCTGGACCGAGCTGGATCGACGTGCGGTGGACACCGCCCGCGTCCTCGCCGCCGACGCCGTGGAGAAGGTGGGCAACGGCCACCCCGGCACCGCGATGAGCCTGGCCCCGGCCGCGTACCTCCTGTACCAGGACGTCATGCGCCACGACCCGGCCGACTCCCGCTGGCTGGGCCGCGACAAGTTCGTGCTCTCGGCCGGTCACTCGAGCCTGACCCAGTACATCCAGCTGTTCTTCGGCGGCTTCGGGCTGGAGATCGAGGACATCGAGGCGCTGCGCACCTACGGGTCCAAGACCCCGGGCCACCCCGAGTACCACCACACCGACGGCATCGAGACCACCACCGGTCCCCTCGGCCAGGGCATCGCCACCGCCGTGGGCATGGCCATGGCCCAGCGCCGCGAGCGCGGCTTGCTGGACCCGGACGCCGCCCCCGGCCAGAGCCCCTTCGACCACTTCGTGTACGTGATCGCCTCGGACGGCGACATGCAGGAGGGCATCTCCAACGAGGCCTCCTCCATCGCCGGCACCCAGCAGCTGGGCAACCTGATCGTGCTGTGGGACGACAACGACATCACCATCGAGGGCCACACCGACATCGCCTTCACCGAGGACACCGCGGCCCGCTACGAGGCCCTGGGCTGGCACGTGCAGACGGTGGACTGGACGAACGGCGGCACCGAGTACGTCGAGGACGTCGCCGCGCTGAAGAAGGCCATCGAGGAGGCCCAGAAGGTCACCGACAAGCCCTCCTTCATCGACCTGCGCACCATCATCGGCTGGCCCACCCCCGAGCTGCAGGGCACCCACAAGGTGCACGGCAACAAGCTCGGCACCGAGGCCGTCAAGGCCGTCAAGGAGGTGCTCGGCTTCGATCCGGCCAAGGACTTCGAGGTCGCCGACGAGGTCCTGGCCCACACCCGGGAGCTGCGCGAGCGCGGCGCCGAGGCCCGCCGCCAGTGGGACGAGAAGGTGAGCGCCTGGCGCGAGGCGAACCCGGAGCGCGCCACGCTGCTGGACCGCCTGAGCGCCCAGGAGCTTCCCGAGGGCTGGGCCGAGGAGCTGCCCACCTTCGAGGCCGACGCCAAGGGTGTCGCCACCCGCGCCGCCTCCGGCACGGTCCTGAACGCCCTGGCCGCTGTGCTGCCCGAGCTGTGGGGCGGCTCCGCCGACCTCGCCGGCTCCAACAACACCACCATGGAGGGCGAGCCGTCGTTCATCCCCGCCGAGCACTCCACCGACGAGTTCACCGGCACCCCCTACGGCCGCACCCTCCACTTCGGCATCCGTGAGCACGCCATGGGCGCGATCCTCTCGGGCATCACTATCGGCGGGCTCACCCGGGCCTACGGCGGCACCTTCCTGCAGTTCTCGGACTACATGCGGCCCGCGGTGCGCCTGGCCTCCCTGATGGGCGTGCCCAGCATCTACGTGTGGACCCACGACTCCATCGGCCTGGGCGAGGACGGACCCACCCACCAGCCGATCGAGCACCTGGCGGCCCTGCGTGCCATCCCCGGTCTGTCCGTGGTGCGTCCGGCCGATGCCAACGAGACCGCTGCCGCCTGGAAGGCCACCCTCGAGCACCGCGACGGCCCGGTGGGCCTGATACTGACCCGTCAGGCGGTCCCCACCTTCGACCGCTCCGAGTACGCCGGCGCCGAGGGCCTGGCACGCGGTGCGTACGTGATGAAGGAGGCCGAAGGCGGCGAGCCGCAGCTGATCCTGCTGGCCACCGGCTCCGAGGTGCAGATCGCCGCCGAGGCGCAGAAGCAGCTGGAGTCCGAGGGCGTGCCCACGCGACTGGTGTCGGTCCCCTCCTTCGAGTGGTTCGACGCGCAGGACGAGGCGTACCGCGAGTCGGTGCTGCCGAAGTCCGTGCGGGCCCGCGTCTCGGTCGAGGCCGGCATCGCGATGCCCTGGTTCCGCTACCTGGGCGACGCCGGCCGAGCCGTCTCGGTGGAGACCTACGGCGCCTCCGCCGACTACAAGGTGCTGTTCGAGAAGTACGGCGTGACCCCGGAGGCGGTCGTGAAGGCCGCCCACGAGTCCATCGCCGCGGCCAAGGCCTGA
- a CDS encoding ParA family protein produces the protein MSPTANQQLDIDLGPTGRPMPELPQPAPLESHGPARVISMVNQKGGVGKTTSVINLGAALAELGRKVLLVDLDPQGALSAGTGINSFDLDVTVYNLLMDRSHDIREVIHETETENLDVLPANIDLSAAEVQLVNEVAREMALARVLRPVADDYDVIIIDCQPSLGLLTINALAASHGVIIPLEAEYFALRGVALLVETIEKVQDRINPRLEVDGILITMFDPRTLHSREVCQRVVEAFPDKVFHTTINRTVKFPDASVAAEPIISFASSTKGADAYRQLARELISRGSAA, from the coding sequence GTGAGCCCGACCGCTAACCAGCAGCTCGACATCGACCTCGGCCCCACCGGCCGGCCGATGCCCGAACTGCCGCAGCCAGCGCCGCTCGAGAGCCACGGCCCGGCCCGCGTGATCTCGATGGTCAACCAGAAGGGCGGCGTCGGGAAGACCACCAGCGTGATCAACCTGGGGGCGGCCCTGGCGGAGCTGGGACGCAAGGTGCTGCTGGTGGACCTGGACCCGCAGGGCGCACTCAGCGCCGGCACGGGGATCAACTCCTTCGACCTCGACGTGACGGTCTACAACCTGCTGATGGACCGCAGCCACGACATCCGCGAGGTCATCCACGAGACCGAGACCGAGAACCTCGACGTGCTGCCGGCGAACATCGACCTCTCCGCCGCGGAGGTGCAGCTGGTCAACGAGGTGGCGCGCGAGATGGCCCTGGCCCGCGTGCTGCGCCCGGTGGCCGACGACTACGACGTGATCATCATCGACTGCCAGCCCTCCCTGGGCCTGCTCACCATCAACGCGCTGGCCGCGAGCCACGGCGTGATCATCCCGCTGGAGGCCGAGTACTTCGCGCTGCGAGGCGTGGCGCTGCTGGTGGAGACCATCGAGAAGGTGCAGGACCGCATCAACCCGCGCCTGGAGGTGGACGGGATCCTGATCACCATGTTCGACCCGCGCACCCTGCACTCCCGCGAGGTGTGCCAGCGCGTGGTCGAGGCCTTCCCCGACAAGGTCTTCCACACCACCATCAACCGCACCGTGAAGTTCCCCGACGCCTCCGTGGCGGCCGAGCCGATCATCTCCTTCGCGTCCTCCACCAAGGGGGCCGATGCCTACCGGCAGCTGGCGCGCGAGCTGATCTCCCGCGGCTCCGCGGCCTGA
- a CDS encoding pseudouridine synthase: protein MADRSRSSSSTGSPAPKKRRRSAFTPPRTVRLRDDQGERVRSGGDTVQAEDGERLQKVLARAGFGSRRACEALISSGRVTVDGQVVVTQGVRVDPARQVVHVDGRRLQLDEGKTTVVLHKPRKVVSAMSDPEGRRDLSEFAGRYEQRLYHVGRLDYETEGLLLLTNDGELAHRLTHPSFEIAKTYVCRFDAPGGPPRSLVRTLREGVDLEDGPARADKARVLAQDGREAVVEVTLHEGRNRIVRRMFASQGFELTRLVRTRIGPVLLGELAPGEMREVTDKELGTLMAEVGL from the coding sequence ATGGCTGATCGCTCCAGGTCCTCCTCCTCGACCGGTTCGCCGGCACCGAAGAAGCGGCGCCGTAGCGCCTTCACCCCGCCGCGCACGGTGCGCCTGCGCGACGATCAGGGGGAGAGGGTCCGATCGGGTGGCGACACCGTGCAGGCTGAGGACGGGGAACGGCTGCAGAAGGTGCTGGCCCGGGCCGGATTCGGCTCACGCCGCGCCTGTGAGGCACTGATCTCCTCCGGCCGCGTCACGGTGGACGGCCAAGTCGTCGTCACCCAAGGTGTCCGGGTGGATCCAGCCCGCCAGGTGGTGCATGTGGACGGGCGCCGGCTCCAGCTGGATGAGGGCAAGACCACTGTGGTGCTGCACAAGCCCCGCAAGGTGGTCTCCGCTATGAGCGACCCCGAGGGGCGCCGCGACCTCAGCGAGTTCGCGGGCAGGTACGAGCAGCGGCTCTACCACGTGGGCCGCCTGGACTACGAGACCGAGGGTCTGCTGCTGCTGACCAACGACGGGGAGCTCGCCCACCGCCTCACCCACCCCAGCTTCGAGATCGCCAAGACCTACGTGTGCCGCTTCGACGCCCCCGGCGGGCCGCCCCGCTCCCTGGTGCGCACGCTGCGTGAGGGCGTGGACCTCGAGGACGGCCCGGCCCGCGCCGACAAGGCCCGGGTGCTAGCACAGGACGGCCGCGAGGCGGTGGTGGAGGTGACGCTGCACGAGGGCCGCAACCGCATCGTGCGTCGCATGTTCGCCTCCCAGGGCTTCGAGCTGACCCGGCTGGTGCGCACCCGCATCGGGCCGGTACTGCTGGGCGAGCTGGCGCCGGGGGAGATGCGCGAGGTCACCGACAAGGAGCTGGGCACGCTGATGGCGGAGGTCGGGTTGTGA